One region of Faecalibacter bovis genomic DNA includes:
- a CDS encoding cupin domain-containing protein: protein MDKLSFNDEIEFNENHVISKVIVETSFSKEIRILIKSGQVMKEHKTPFPIIIHIIQGNLKLGVQSEMYDMKDGDIIALDGNIPHNLIAVEDSIVRLTLSKHDKVERVKSVLEN, encoded by the coding sequence ATGGACAAATTATCATTTAACGACGAAATTGAATTTAACGAAAACCATGTTATATCAAAGGTTATTGTTGAAACTTCATTTTCAAAAGAAATACGAATTCTTATAAAAAGTGGACAGGTTATGAAAGAGCATAAGACGCCTTTCCCAATTATAATTCACATAATACAGGGAAATTTAAAATTAGGTGTGCAAAGCGAAATGTATGATATGAAAGATGGCGATATTATTGCATTGGATGGTAACATTCCTCACAATTTAATAGCAGTTGAAGATTCAATTGTACGCCTAACTCTATCAAAACATGATAAAGTAGAAAGAGTTAAAAGTGTTCTTGAAAACTAA
- a CDS encoding SMI1/KNR4 family protein, whose protein sequence is MTFEDIKSKYSEREPAFPPNYPEPNETDLNKLIEKYKCQFPKSFIEFQLKYCKEIPIGNFAFDGFGFANSLLEPYMSLEEVLKDYAELKLPEYLTPFKQDNGDFWCFDNRSSKSEYPIVIFDHNSNAIESNPNYKWRNFIDWIDKTMEDEY, encoded by the coding sequence ATGACATTTGAAGATATAAAATCAAAATATTCTGAACGAGAACCAGCGTTCCCACCGAATTATCCTGAACCCAATGAAACGGACTTGAATAAACTAATTGAAAAATATAAATGTCAGTTTCCGAAATCATTTATCGAATTTCAACTAAAATATTGCAAAGAAATTCCGATCGGAAATTTTGCTTTTGATGGATTTGGTTTTGCAAATAGCTTACTTGAACCTTATATGAGTTTAGAAGAAGTATTAAAAGATTATGCAGAATTAAAATTACCCGAATATCTAACACCTTTCAAACAAGATAATGGAGATTTTTGGTGTTTTGATAATAGAAGTTCTAAATCTGAATATCCTATTGTGATTTTTGACCATAACTCAAACGCTATTGAATCTAACCCAAATTATAAATGGAGAAATTTCATAGATTGGATTGACAAAACTATGGAAGATGAATATTAA
- a CDS encoding DUF6428 family protein, producing the protein MKLSEIKEILPTLENVEFQLEDGTFVPEHFHVTEVGEITKKFIDCGGVIRNEKVVNFQLWNADDYEHRLKPGKLLNIIRLSENKLGIEDSEIEVEYQSTTIGKYDLEFNGKHFILKNKKTACLAEDACGIPSEKPKVKLSEIQSSSCTPNSGCC; encoded by the coding sequence ATGAAACTTTCAGAAATCAAAGAAATTTTACCAACATTAGAGAATGTTGAATTTCAATTAGAGGATGGTACTTTCGTACCAGAACATTTCCACGTGACAGAAGTGGGAGAAATCACAAAGAAGTTTATTGATTGTGGTGGAGTTATTAGAAACGAAAAAGTAGTAAACTTTCAACTATGGAATGCAGACGATTACGAACATCGTTTAAAACCCGGTAAATTATTAAACATTATTCGCCTATCCGAAAACAAATTAGGAATTGAAGACTCAGAGATTGAAGTAGAATATCAATCGACTACCATTGGTAAATACGATCTTGAATTTAATGGAAAACATTTCATTTTAAAGAATAAAAAAACAGCTTGTTTAGCGGAAGATGCTTGCGGTATTCCTTCAGAAAAACCAAAAGTGAAATTGTCAGAAATCCAATCATCTTCTTGTACACCAAATTCGGGGTGTTGCTAA
- a CDS encoding site-specific integrase: protein MASIKLVLRTNQEDKTGHSPLYIRLIKDRKTKFIATGVKLKENEWDDVKQKVKRNYPNSTRMNAFLSQKIADAEAMVADNERKRGNISAKRLKEAIKGKDIKNFFEYSYERCERIKGSVSPRTYKNYKNYVKKFEEFIGHNEIYFDDITVTTLNDYVNYLSNKLKNGNTTIRYSLNILAIMFKDAIREEIINLNTYPFASVRIKKDKSTRLFLNKEQIEQLKNHKSSFGQTDTYFRDMFIFSCYAGGLRFSDVVTLQWKNYDENEQRIRLNIRKTKRSHQFKVGQSALEILNKYKKETSEPDDFIFPIISEANFFEQSNEYQLKVIGSKNVLCGQKLRRMGKELEFPFSLSFHLSRHTFATQALANGMRIEYVSKLLDHSDIGTTQIYAKIVNEELDKAVEQYIE from the coding sequence ATGGCTTCAATCAAATTAGTACTTCGCACCAACCAAGAAGATAAAACAGGACACAGTCCATTGTATATCCGATTAATCAAGGATCGTAAAACAAAGTTTATAGCAACTGGAGTAAAGTTGAAAGAAAACGAATGGGATGATGTCAAACAAAAAGTAAAACGCAATTATCCCAATTCAACGAGAATGAATGCTTTCTTATCTCAAAAGATAGCAGATGCAGAAGCAATGGTTGCCGATAACGAGCGTAAGCGTGGAAATATCTCCGCTAAGCGATTAAAAGAAGCTATAAAAGGAAAAGATATTAAAAACTTTTTTGAGTACTCTTATGAGCGTTGTGAGCGTATTAAAGGTAGTGTATCACCAAGAACGTATAAGAATTACAAAAACTATGTAAAGAAATTCGAGGAGTTTATCGGACATAACGAAATCTATTTTGATGACATCACAGTAACCACTTTAAATGATTATGTCAATTACCTAAGCAACAAACTAAAAAACGGAAATACTACAATTCGTTATTCATTGAACATTTTAGCCATAATGTTTAAAGATGCTATTCGTGAAGAGATCATCAATTTAAATACCTATCCATTTGCGAGTGTACGAATCAAAAAAGACAAGAGTACAAGACTGTTTTTAAACAAAGAACAAATCGAGCAGCTAAAAAATCACAAGAGTTCATTTGGTCAAACAGATACGTATTTCAGAGATATGTTTATTTTTTCTTGTTATGCCGGAGGATTGCGTTTTAGTGATGTCGTTACCTTACAATGGAAAAACTATGATGAAAACGAACAACGTATCAGATTAAACATCCGTAAAACTAAACGTTCACATCAATTCAAGGTAGGTCAATCTGCTTTAGAGATTTTAAACAAATACAAAAAAGAAACTTCCGAACCAGATGATTTTATTTTTCCAATCATTTCAGAAGCTAATTTCTTCGAACAATCCAACGAATACCAACTAAAAGTAATCGGTAGCAAAAATGTTTTATGTGGTCAGAAATTGCGTAGAATGGGCAAAGAATTAGAATTTCCATTCTCATTATCTTTTCATTTAAGCCGACATACATTTGCAACCCAAGCCTTAGCTAACGGTATGCGTATTGAGTACGTTTCTAAACTTTTAGATCATTCAGATATCGGAACAACACAAATCTATGCGAAAATCGTCAACGAAGAATTAGACAAAGCGGTTGAGCAATACATTGAATAA
- a CDS encoding ArsR/SmtB family transcription factor encodes MGTTKTEIFTGEQNKLATLFKVLGHPARVAIIQHIIKQNACICTDLVDELGLAQATISQHLKELKSIGIIQGSIEGKSVCYCIDEKVWESIQKEFSMFFDQYIPINKCC; translated from the coding sequence ATGGGAACAACTAAAACAGAAATATTTACAGGCGAACAAAATAAACTAGCTACTTTATTCAAAGTATTAGGACATCCTGCTCGTGTGGCTATTATTCAACATATTATCAAGCAAAATGCGTGTATCTGTACGGATTTGGTGGATGAATTAGGTTTAGCACAAGCTACTATTTCTCAACATTTAAAAGAATTGAAAAGTATCGGAATTATTCAAGGTTCTATCGAAGGAAAATCGGTTTGTTATTGTATTGATGAAAAAGTTTGGGAATCGATTCAAAAAGAATTTTCAATGTTTTTTGATCAATATATACCTATAAATAAATGCTGTTAA
- a CDS encoding type II toxin-antitoxin system Phd/YefM family antitoxin, whose translation MIIASVSDFRKDIKSYLDRVSKNFETLIINRGKDSGIVVMSLEEYNSLMATNYELSSRINESRLDAAIEKLKSNQSFERELIEE comes from the coding sequence ATGATAATAGCAAGTGTTTCAGATTTCAGAAAAGATATTAAATCTTACTTAGATAGAGTTTCGAAGAATTTTGAAACCTTAATCATCAACAGAGGGAAAGATTCAGGTATTGTGGTAATGTCATTAGAAGAGTACAATTCTTTAATGGCTACAAATTACGAATTATCTTCTCGTATCAATGAATCAAGATTAGATGCTGCCATTGAAAAATTAAAAAGTAACCAATCTTTTGAAAGAGAATTAATCGAGGAATAG
- a CDS encoding DEAD/DEAH box helicase — MQFQEIYKNLGIEDMNAMQRNAFEFSGDNQDIILLSPTGSGKTLGFLFPVLRDLDPNVKGVQTLIMVPARELALQIEEVFKSMKTGFKVTCCYGGHNTKIEQNNLLEAPAVLVGTPGRIAYHLRNENFDPTTIKTLVLDEFDKALEFGFQSDMSSIIFEMKNLQHRILTSATEMKDIPDFAGLENHKVINFLKNKEVKPNLKMKQINTISEEKLDSLFKLICKLGNQRMLIFCNHRDAVTRISDLLREMGIARESFHGGMEQDERERALLKFRNDSVRVLITTDLAARGLDIPEVDTIIHYQLPPKEDAFIHRNGRTARMKAKGTVYLVISNEENFPFVDKKLEVEDISGEYPIPARTPYQTIYISAGKKDKVNKVDIVGFLFKKGELDKNDVGIIEVKDTTSYVAINRKKVPELLKKLNGQKVKNKKVKMQIAY; from the coding sequence ATGCAATTCCAAGAAATATATAAAAATTTAGGCATCGAGGACATGAACGCGATGCAGCGTAATGCTTTCGAATTTTCGGGAGATAATCAAGATATTATTTTATTATCACCAACAGGTTCTGGTAAAACATTAGGTTTCTTATTTCCAGTTTTAAGAGATTTAGATCCGAATGTAAAAGGTGTTCAAACGTTGATTATGGTTCCGGCTCGTGAGTTAGCTTTACAAATTGAAGAAGTTTTCAAATCAATGAAAACAGGTTTTAAAGTAACATGTTGTTATGGAGGTCATAATACGAAGATTGAACAAAATAATTTATTAGAAGCGCCTGCTGTTTTAGTTGGTACGCCTGGTAGAATTGCATATCATTTACGCAACGAAAATTTTGATCCAACTACAATTAAAACTTTAGTTTTAGATGAGTTTGATAAAGCATTAGAATTTGGATTTCAATCTGATATGTCATCAATCATTTTTGAGATGAAGAATTTGCAACATCGCATTTTAACTTCAGCTACTGAAATGAAAGATATTCCTGATTTTGCAGGGTTAGAAAATCATAAAGTAATTAATTTCTTAAAGAATAAAGAAGTTAAACCTAATTTGAAGATGAAACAGATTAACACAATTTCTGAAGAGAAATTAGATTCATTATTCAAATTGATTTGTAAGTTAGGTAACCAACGAATGTTGATTTTCTGTAATCACCGTGATGCAGTAACACGTATCAGCGATTTATTACGAGAAATGGGAATTGCTCGTGAAAGTTTTCATGGTGGAATGGAACAAGATGAGCGTGAACGTGCGTTATTAAAATTTAGAAATGATTCGGTTCGTGTTTTAATTACGACAGATTTAGCTGCGCGTGGATTAGATATTCCAGAAGTTGATACAATTATCCATTACCAATTGCCACCAAAAGAAGATGCTTTTATTCACCGTAACGGTCGTACAGCTCGTATGAAAGCGAAAGGGACAGTTTATTTGGTAATTAGTAACGAAGAAAATTTTCCTTTTGTAGATAAGAAATTAGAAGTTGAAGATATTTCGGGCGAATATCCAATTCCGGCTCGTACGCCTTATCAAACCATTTATATTTCTGCAGGTAAAAAAGACAAAGTCAATAAAGTAGATATTGTTGGATTTTTGTTCAAAAAAGGAGAATTAGATAAGAATGATGTTGGTATTATTGAGGTAAAAGATACAACTTCTTATGTTGCGATTAATCGTAAAAAAGTTCCTGAGTTATTGAAGAAATTGAATGGACAAAAAGTGAAGAACAAGAAGGTAAAAATGCAAATTGCTTACTAA
- a CDS encoding DUF3885 domain-containing protein: MLKEEFKTFWKENFKETIPLNFTFRTTYPNRWLRIHSLPNSKRYPENETELAIVLNRQNLVISDIFNENEHIYIVRSEFYIENIEEFDLNQEFNFEEIDILNLKEFFNDEYDSDDKLSVQVSKTNWKKNYFNNLLEDIANDVSMIFFVSINEPTIFAPYDGGMDIIYQNEFKRNHFKEKYRDYLSERIDGL; encoded by the coding sequence GTGTTAAAAGAAGAATTCAAAACATTTTGGAAAGAAAATTTCAAGGAAACAATTCCTTTGAATTTTACATTTAGAACAACCTATCCTAACAGATGGCTAAGAATCCATAGCTTACCTAATTCTAAAAGATACCCAGAAAATGAAACTGAATTAGCAATAGTTTTAAACAGACAAAATTTGGTTATATCAGATATTTTTAATGAAAATGAACATATTTATATTGTAAGATCAGAATTTTATATTGAAAATATAGAAGAATTCGACCTAAATCAAGAATTTAATTTTGAAGAAATAGACATTCTTAATCTAAAAGAATTTTTTAATGATGAATATGACTCGGATGACAAACTGAGTGTACAAGTTTCTAAAACAAATTGGAAAAAAAATTATTTTAATAATTTACTTGAAGACATTGCAAATGATGTTTCAATGATTTTCTTTGTTTCTATTAATGAACCAACAATATTTGCTCCCTATGATGGTGGAATGGACATAATTTACCAAAACGAATTTAAAAGAAATCACTTTAAAGAAAAATATAGAGATTATTTATCTGAAAGAATAGATGGATTATAA
- a CDS encoding AMP-dependent synthetase/ligase yields MNNPTRIFDLAYRQAELWPNHDMFASKIDGEWKFTKTNEYIEQTRKLSKGLLALGVKPGDRVGLICESRYEWHVIDFAIQQIGGVVVAIYPNITDAEYQFIFNDAEIELCIVSNKNLYTRINGMVDSIFSLRHVFAINEFPDSRNWSELFQIGQDTPESVIDTLSAAIKETDLATLIYTSGTTGKPKGVMLSHKNMVSNFLAAREVTKLVQGDARGLTFLPPCHAYERMVIYTYLHIGISVYFAEGLEKIGDNISEVKPHIMTSVPRLMEKVYEKIMKTGSNLTGTKRKIFDWAVEVAAEYEPDASKRSLAYNMKLAVARKLVLNKFYDALGGNFESIISGSASLQGRIARVFLAAGLPFFEGYGMTEASPLISVNNPNKLGLRIGTVGSAVLDVEIKIAEDGEILVKGPNVMMGYYKNQEATDEVLKYGWLHTGDIGVWEEKHFLKIIDRKKEMFKISGGKYVVPAPIENKLTESKFIEQAMVVGDGEKFPSALIVPNYVSLKEWAQDASPEIVSLSKTEFLKHAEIQKKINQEVRNANKFFGNWEQLKKCVIIPNEFTIENGELTPTLKKKRKVIAENYKTEIENIFK; encoded by the coding sequence ATGAATAATCCTACGAGAATATTTGATTTAGCATATCGTCAGGCTGAATTATGGCCTAATCATGATATGTTTGCATCAAAAATTGATGGTGAATGGAAGTTTACTAAAACAAATGAATATATAGAACAAACGAGAAAACTGTCTAAAGGTTTATTAGCATTAGGTGTTAAACCAGGAGATAGAGTAGGTTTAATTTGTGAAAGTAGATACGAGTGGCATGTTATTGATTTTGCTATTCAACAAATTGGAGGAGTTGTTGTAGCAATTTATCCAAATATTACAGATGCTGAATATCAGTTTATTTTTAATGATGCAGAAATTGAATTGTGTATCGTTAGTAATAAAAATTTATATACAAGAATCAACGGAATGGTTGATTCAATTTTTAGTTTACGCCATGTTTTTGCTATTAATGAATTTCCAGATTCTAGAAACTGGTCTGAATTATTTCAGATTGGACAAGATACTCCAGAGTCTGTTATCGATACATTAAGCGCAGCTATAAAGGAAACAGATTTAGCGACTTTAATTTATACTTCTGGTACAACAGGGAAACCAAAAGGTGTGATGTTATCGCACAAAAATATGGTATCTAATTTTTTAGCGGCTCGTGAAGTTACTAAACTGGTTCAAGGCGACGCACGTGGATTAACTTTTTTACCTCCGTGTCATGCTTACGAGCGTATGGTTATCTATACTTATTTACACATTGGTATCAGCGTATATTTTGCGGAAGGATTAGAAAAAATTGGTGATAACATCAGTGAAGTTAAGCCACATATCATGACTTCGGTTCCACGTTTGATGGAAAAAGTGTACGAAAAAATCATGAAAACGGGAAGTAATTTAACAGGTACTAAACGTAAGATTTTTGATTGGGCTGTGGAAGTTGCTGCAGAATATGAGCCAGACGCTTCTAAAAGATCATTAGCTTATAATATGAAGTTAGCAGTTGCTCGTAAATTAGTTTTAAATAAATTTTACGATGCTTTAGGTGGTAATTTTGAAAGTATTATTTCAGGTTCTGCTTCATTACAAGGTCGTATTGCTCGTGTATTTTTAGCTGCTGGTTTACCTTTCTTCGAAGGGTATGGAATGACTGAAGCATCACCATTAATATCTGTAAATAATCCTAACAAATTAGGTTTAAGAATCGGAACTGTTGGTTCAGCTGTTTTAGATGTAGAAATCAAAATTGCGGAGGATGGAGAGATTTTAGTAAAAGGACCAAATGTGATGATGGGTTACTACAAAAATCAAGAAGCGACAGACGAAGTTTTAAAATATGGTTGGTTACATACTGGAGATATTGGGGTTTGGGAAGAAAAGCACTTCTTAAAAATTATCGACCGTAAGAAAGAAATGTTCAAAATTTCGGGTGGAAAATATGTTGTTCCAGCTCCGATTGAAAATAAATTAACAGAATCTAAATTCATCGAACAAGCGATGGTTGTGGGTGATGGAGAAAAATTTCCTTCAGCTTTAATTGTTCCGAATTATGTAAGTTTAAAAGAATGGGCTCAGGATGCGTCTCCAGAAATTGTTTCTTTATCGAAAACTGAGTTTTTAAAACATGCAGAAATTCAAAAGAAAATCAATCAAGAGGTTCGTAATGCAAACAAGTTCTTTGGAAACTGGGAACAATTAAAAAAATGTGTAATTATTCCGAATGAATTCACGATTGAAAATGGCGAATTAACACCAACGTTAAAGAAAAAACGTAAAGTAATCGCTGAAAATTATAAAACTGAAATTGAAAATATTTTTAAATAA
- a CDS encoding Txe/YoeB family addiction module toxin codes for MKYIFVDESWEDYLFWQKTDKKKVKRINDLLKDISRTPFTGIGKPEPLKHKYSGFWSRRIDEEHRLIYKYEDGQILIAKCRFHYD; via the coding sequence ATGAAATATATTTTCGTAGATGAATCTTGGGAAGATTATTTATTTTGGCAAAAAACCGATAAGAAAAAAGTAAAACGTATCAATGATTTATTGAAAGATATTTCACGTACTCCTTTTACTGGTATAGGGAAACCAGAGCCATTAAAACATAAATATTCAGGGTTTTGGTCACGTAGAATAGATGAAGAACATCGTTTAATTTACAAGTACGAAGACGGTCAGATATTAATAGCAAAGTGCCGTTTTCATTACGATTAA
- a CDS encoding Dabb family protein produces the protein MLAHHVLFWLKDDATDEEVKLFHQALLDLEPIAPSAFFHVGTPAAIERDVIDASYSFSLFAAFETMEDFEKYQKHPDHIAFLNGPNKLAKRVLIYDAD, from the coding sequence ATGTTAGCACACCACGTATTATTTTGGTTAAAAGATGATGCAACTGATGAAGAAGTGAAATTATTTCATCAAGCATTATTGGATTTAGAACCAATTGCGCCATCAGCTTTTTTTCATGTAGGAACTCCTGCTGCGATAGAAAGAGATGTAATTGATGCATCTTACTCATTTTCATTATTCGCTGCATTCGAAACGATGGAAGACTTTGAAAAATATCAAAAACATCCAGATCATATAGCTTTTTTAAATGGGCCAAATAAATTAGCAAAACGAGTATTAATCTACGATGCTGATTAA
- a CDS encoding DUF6591 domain-containing protein, giving the protein MKIKTTFISSLFVLITFTSCSNEKESTELIGDVASILNTVNEISGESEKENSEENNNENESSEEISTNGNEDVDQLLNEYESYINEYSKLAEIAESGDPTLLLEYATKLDKAKELKEMIQQAKEENNLTDEQISRLIKLQSQVKELAQ; this is encoded by the coding sequence ATGAAAATAAAAACGACTTTTATATCTTCATTATTCGTGCTGATTACTTTTACATCTTGCTCGAATGAAAAAGAATCGACTGAGTTGATTGGAGATGTCGCATCAATTTTAAATACAGTAAATGAAATCTCAGGAGAGTCTGAAAAAGAAAATTCTGAAGAAAATAATAATGAAAATGAATCTTCAGAAGAAATTTCTACTAATGGAAATGAAGATGTTGATCAATTACTAAATGAATATGAATCATACATTAATGAGTATTCAAAATTAGCTGAAATAGCTGAAAGTGGAGATCCTACATTACTTTTAGAATATGCTACAAAATTGGATAAAGCAAAAGAATTAAAAGAAATGATTCAACAAGCAAAAGAAGAAAATAATTTGACTGATGAACAAATTTCAAGATTAATTAAGCTTCAATCTCAAGTAAAAGAATTAGCTCAATAA
- a CDS encoding group III truncated hemoglobin, translating to MRQIDNRSDINILVNSFYSKVKVDELLGPIFNAHISDDKWPEHLDKLTDFWETNLFGVAKFKGNPTQKHINVDKNLNYSIEQKHFGRWLQIWFETIDELYEGEYADKAKNSARKMSTGQYLAIWQQRPENIIEY from the coding sequence ATGAGACAAATTGATAACAGAAGCGACATAAATATTTTAGTGAATAGTTTTTATTCAAAAGTAAAAGTAGACGAACTATTGGGGCCAATTTTTAATGCTCACATTTCAGATGATAAGTGGCCAGAGCATCTTGACAAATTGACTGATTTTTGGGAAACTAATTTATTTGGAGTTGCAAAATTCAAAGGAAACCCAACGCAAAAGCATATCAATGTTGACAAAAATTTAAATTATAGCATTGAACAAAAGCATTTTGGGAGATGGTTGCAAATTTGGTTTGAGACTATTGACGAACTTTATGAAGGAGAATATGCCGACAAAGCTAAAAACTCTGCTCGAAAAATGTCGACAGGACAATATTTGGCTATTTGGCAACAACGACCAGAAAATATAATAGAATACTAA
- a CDS encoding IS30 family transposase, translating to MSQNYTRLTLQERFKIEKYLDQKLSISSIAVLLNRNKSTISREVKKFKKSCYDAFISHQIAFEISMNKNYGRSKILSNKKLLKIVHSKLKKRWSPEQISIFLKHNFPHNNAMNVSHETIYFYIYLHSKSHLKKELIDSLRQKKKTRGPARSNESKDIKIKDRISIDERPQEVIGREIPGHWEGDLIIGKDHKSAIGTLVERSTRAVILVHLKDKNAETVRKAFEKEFKKLPMLMKKSLTYDNGTEMAQHKLFTKNTKVQVYFTHPYSPWERPTNENTNGILRDYFPKGTDLSVHSEKELKKVQRELNQRPRKVLDGYSPAQVFNRMIIQHIK from the coding sequence ATGAGCCAAAATTATACAAGATTAACCCTACAAGAACGATTTAAAATTGAGAAATATTTAGATCAAAAACTTTCCATTTCATCCATTGCTGTTTTATTAAATCGAAACAAAAGCACTATCTCAAGAGAAGTGAAAAAATTCAAAAAAAGTTGTTATGATGCTTTTATTTCACATCAAATTGCCTTTGAAATTTCAATGAATAAAAACTATGGGAGAAGTAAAATTTTAAGTAATAAAAAGCTCTTAAAAATTGTGCATTCTAAACTCAAAAAAAGATGGTCGCCTGAACAAATTTCCATATTTTTAAAACATAATTTTCCACACAATAATGCAATGAATGTAAGCCACGAAACTATTTATTTTTATATCTATTTGCACAGTAAAAGTCACCTAAAAAAGGAACTAATTGATTCGCTAAGACAAAAGAAAAAAACTAGAGGACCTGCTCGCTCGAATGAATCGAAAGACATTAAAATTAAAGATCGTATTTCTATTGATGAAAGACCTCAAGAAGTCATAGGTAGAGAGATTCCTGGACATTGGGAAGGTGATTTAATTATCGGTAAAGATCATAAATCGGCCATTGGAACCTTGGTGGAAAGATCTACTCGGGCGGTTATTTTAGTGCATCTAAAAGACAAAAACGCAGAGACTGTTCGAAAGGCTTTTGAAAAGGAATTTAAGAAACTACCAATGCTGATGAAAAAGTCTTTGACATACGATAACGGTACTGAAATGGCGCAGCATAAATTATTCACCAAAAACACGAAAGTACAAGTCTATTTTACTCATCCGTATTCGCCTTGGGAAAGACCTACAAATGAAAATACAAATGGCATTTTAAGAGATTATTTTCCCAAAGGAACTGACCTCTCAGTTCACTCTGAAAAAGAACTCAAAAAAGTGCAAAGGGAACTTAATCAAAGACCTCGAAAAGTTCTTGATGGATATTCGCCAGCACAAGTTTTTAATCGAATGATTATTCAACATATCAAATAA
- a CDS encoding HD domain-containing protein yields the protein MNYNLQQEFSNLLAKYSDNKILEAEYWEEIEKAYSQKNRYYHNLSHLDNMIDELQNAKAEIYNWDSILFSIFYHDIIYKSTSKDNEEKSANIAANRLVKINVDATQIDQIYQQILATKSHSKSIDSDTNYLLDADLSILGKNWNQYEKYVNQIRKEYSIYPDLIYKPGRKKVLEHFLTFEEIYKTEYFKEKFEKQARENILKEINLL from the coding sequence ATGAATTATAACTTACAACAAGAATTCAGTAATTTATTAGCAAAATATTCAGACAATAAAATATTAGAAGCTGAGTATTGGGAAGAAATTGAAAAAGCATATTCTCAAAAAAATAGATATTATCACAATCTATCTCATCTTGATAATATGATAGATGAATTACAAAACGCAAAGGCTGAAATTTACAATTGGGATTCTATTTTATTTTCTATTTTCTATCACGATATCATCTACAAAAGCACATCAAAAGATAATGAGGAAAAAAGTGCAAATATTGCTGCGAATAGATTAGTTAAAATTAATGTAGATGCTACTCAAATTGATCAAATATATCAACAAATTTTAGCGACAAAATCTCATTCAAAATCCATCGATTCAGATACTAATTATTTACTTGATGCAGATTTATCAATTCTTGGTAAAAATTGGAATCAGTATGAAAAATATGTAAATCAAATCAGGAAAGAATATTCAATTTATCCTGATTTAATCTACAAACCTGGAAGAAAAAAAGTATTAGAGCATTTTCTAACGTTTGAAGAAATTTATAAAACAGAATATTTTAAAGAAAAGTTTGAAAAACAAGCACGTGAAAATATTTTGAAGGAAATTAATCTTTTGTAA